From Granulimonas faecalis:
ACGCCGAAGAAGAACGCGAGCTTGGCGAGGGTCTCGTCATCGGTGTCGTCCACGTCTTCGAGGAAGTCGTCCCAACCGTAGAGATAGGCGACCTTCTGCATGATGCGGAAGGCATGCACGTAGTACTGGGTGATGTCGGCGGGGATGGTGCCCACCATGGCAAGGCCTCCCGGCAGGCCGGCGGCAAAGGACATCCACGAAGACTTGTTGGTCTCGAGCACGATGGACTCACGAGCGATGGCGTCGAGCACCTCGGGGTCTACCCCCGCCACGGCTGGACGCTCCGCAATGGCAAGGTCCACCTGGGTCTCGGAGAGGCCCTTCTTCAGAAGCTCCTGACGGAGGAAGGCGGCGCGGTCGATCTTCACGCCGCGCAGGCGGATAGCCTTGAGCAGGAACTTCTTGGCAAACTCCTCAGCCTCGCGATCCTGCTGATCCATGGCGTCGCGAACCTCGTCGTCCACGAACGCGGGGCCCGCGGAGACTCCGGCGTCGGGGGTCTCGGCCTCGGAGGCCTCCTCGAACTCAAGCTCCTCGAGGAGGTCGGCCATCTCCTCGTTGGCCTCCTCGTACTCCACGGGGTCGGCCTCCTGATCTTGGTTGAACCCCTTGAGGAAACCCTCGGCCGCGCCCGTCACCCCCGCCCCGATACGACCGGCGGTGTCGCCGATGGCGGCACCGGCCTCACCCAGGGCGGCACCGGCGTTGTCGGCGAGCTGCTGGGCGTTGTCGACAAGACCCTTGACGTCGATGTTCTGCAGGCTTTTGAGAAAGGACTTCATGGGATCGGCCATGGCTGTTCCTTAACTGTTGGAGAGATATCTGAACGATGACTGATAATTTATCACCCCTGCCCCAGACCGTTCAAGGCCGAGGAAACCTCTCCCAGCACGAACGGCCCTCGCCGATCTGACAGCAAGAGTGCCCGGCCAAGGTGACGACGGCTAGGCGCCCAGCGTCGCCACCGGGATCACGTACACGCCGTCGTCGCGGCGGTACGCCACGGAGCCCCGGCCCACCACCACCGCCATGAACGCCGGCTCCAGGTTCCGGGCCGCGCCGTTGGCCAACACTTTCTTGCGCAGGCGGAGGAGGTTGCGAGCGCCGTCGTCGGCCTTGAGGTCGCTCAGCTTCACCTCGATGGCACCCCAGGCACCGGCGCTCTCCACGATGAAGTCGACCTCGAGGCCTTTCTCGTCCCGGTAGTAGGAGAGCCGGTTCCCCAGCCCGCGATAGGTGGACAGGAAGACCAGGAGGTCTCTCGCCACCAGGTTCTCAAAGAGCAGGCCGAGCGTCTGCATGTCCCTCAGGAGGGTCGAGGGCGTGGCCCCGAGCAGCGCCGCAGGCAGGGAGGGGTCCGTGAAGTAGCGCTTAGGCTTGACCCTCACGCGCGTCTTCGCACGCAGCGGCGGCTCCCAACCCGCGACGTCGTCGAGCAGGTACAGGCGCTTGAACAGGGACACGTAGTGCTCCACCGTCGTGCGTGCGAGCCCGTCGGACCCCAGCCCGGAATCCTTGACGAGCGTGTTGACCGTCGCGGCCTGGGAGACGTTGAGGGAGAGCGCACGCAGGAGCGACTCCGCCTGCTCGACGGAACGCCCCTCTGAGAACACCCGCTCGTCCAGCACGGCCCTCAGGTACTGGGGCGCGGTCTCGAGGGCGACGTCCTCGGACAGCCCGAGGTTGGAGGGCCATCCCCCACGGCAGCACCACCGGGCGACGTCCTCGACCGAGGTGTCGCTCCTGCAGGGGTCGAGCCCCTCCCCACCGAGGAGCCTCGCAAGGCTCACCTGACCGGTGGAGTCCCCCGTCTCCACAAGGGTCATCGGCCTCATGGCAAGCCTTGCGATGCGACCGGCACCGCTGTGGCTGATGAGTCCACGCTGCTGAGGAGAAAGGCCGCACGATCCCGTGAGCATGAACAGACCGCGCTCCCCCGCCTCGTCGTCCACGGCCCGCCGGGCGGCGTCCCAGACCTGGGGCACCTCCTGCCACTCGTCCACCAGGTGGGGCCGTTCCCCCAAGAGGGCCAACCGGGGGTCCGTCTGCGCGGCCGCGCGCTCCCCCGGCGCGTCGAGACGAGAGGCGCTCCGGGAGCGGGTCAACGCCGTCCACGTCTTGCCGCACCATTTGGGCCCGGTGACCTCGACACATCCAAAGGACTCCAACAGTGTGTCCAGCCGCGCCTCCACGAGCCTGGGGCGATAGCCCTGCGGGACGAGGAAACCGCTTGCCGCCCGATCGTTGCTTGGCATGATGGTCGTCCCCTATCCCACACGACTTTACCGACAAAAGCGCTGTTCAGAAGTGCTATTTACAAAATACGCCCTTTTCTGAATACATTTTACGCCATTTTGTTACAGCAAAATACTCCCTTCTCGCACAGCAAAATACGCCGTTTTGAGACTGCAAATTACGCCGTTTGCGCCTGGGGCGGCAAGCACGGGCAGCAAGAGAACGGGGCCCGCTCCTGAGAGCGGGCCCCGTTCCCGTAGACCATGGGACAGCCAAAACACCCGGCCAAACTGGCCGGCCGCTACTCCTCAAACTGCCCCGAGTATCCCAGCGTGTTGCAGTTCTCACGCACCGTCCGCTGGGTGTCGCCGTCAAAGCCGGCGCCGTTCTCGGCAGAAAGGGACAGGTGCAGGCGCACCCTGGTGCCATCGGCAAGCCTCAGCGGGTCCACGATCTCTGCGAGCACGGTGTCCAGCTCCATCACACCGTTGACGGGGTCCAGCTCCATATCAAGATAGAACCCGCTGAGAAGCGTCTCCGTGGGCCCGTCCCCCTGGGAGGGCGCGTCTCCGCCCTCACCGCCGTGGGGGCCGACGGTCCCCGGCTCCACCGGCATGTCACCGGGGCCGTCATCCACCTTCTCGGCCTCGCGCTCGGCGATGACCCGACTCGCCACGTCGGGCCTCACCAGCACATCCGTCGTGTAGACGCTCCGGCGCTCCCCCAGGGTGAGATTGACGTACTCGCCGTCCTCCACGCCGCTGGCAACGCCCCAGAAGGAGTCCGCGGCGCACCCCTCCTCTATGCAGCGCAGCAGCACGTCGCGGTCGGCCAGGCGCGGCAGGTACGTGTAGCGGCAGAACATGTTCCACAGCTCGCTCACGCCCACCTCGTCCCTGCCGTCCCACAGGAGTCGGCCGAGTTCCATGGACAACAGCATGGGGGCCCAGCGCTCCACGAGGGACTCGTCGCTCCTCAGCCGCGCCAGGCAACCGGGCACCACGCCGTCCACGGCGTTGATGCGCACGTCGTCAAACTCGAGGTCGGAGCCTCCCCCCTCCACGGTGGACGAGGGGACCAGCAGGTGGCACCACGCCTCGCGGATGGCCGACTGAAGATCCGCCTGCGACCCCTTGATGCCCTCGGCCACCTCCCGCTGCTGGCTGCGGTCCAGGTTGAGGAGCTCTGAGTCGGCCTCGATGCCCCTCCAGGCGATCAGGCGCTTGGCGCGCTCCCGCAGGTCGCTCCTTCGGCGCGACTCGCAGGCGCAGAACACCAGCATGTTGCGGTTGGTGCGCGGCGCCTCCCCGCGGTTGTAGAGGTAGTCCCGCGCGCAGGACGCCGCGTCACCGTCGAACCCGGTGGCCCCCACGCCGTGGTCCACGCCGAGCACCACCAGGCGCACCTGCTCCTCGTCGGGCACGTCCGCCGAGCGCAGCGGCCACACCTGCACGCATCCCAGGGGGTCCACACCCTTCATCTGCCGCTGCATCTGGGCCCGCAGGGCGTCGTCCGCCTCCGGGTCACCGACCTGGCCCATGCGGTCGGCCACGGTCTTTAGCAGGGACGGCCGGGTGTCAAACCAATAGCGGACGCCCTGGGTGTCCTCGTACAGGTACTGGGAGCTCCCCTTGAGCCGCACCAGGGCGTCCACGAACACGGGGACGTTGTCACCGGGCTGGATGCAGCCCAGAAGGATCTGCTTTCGGTCGAGGCCGCGCACGTTCTGGGCCGCCACATCCGGCGCACTGCCGAGGAACACCGTACGGGCCACGCGGCGACCCGCCTGGAACTGACCGTAACGGGCCTCGCGTTGGTCGAGCAGCAGGGGCTCGGAGCCCTCGCCGTCCACCTCGGCGTCGACCACGGCATTCCAGCTGTCGGGAAGGTACCGCGTGATCTCGTCGCGGGTGACGGCGTCGTAGAGGGGCAGGGACCCCGGCAGGATCATGGGGGACCTGTCCCCCACCAGCCACAGCTGATAGATGACGCTGGCCATGAAGCGCAGGACGCCGCGGGTGCGCTGGAAGCCCGGGAGGGTGGTCCAGTCCTCGTAGAGACGGTCGTAGACCTCCGGGTGCACCGGGTAGCAGGCCGCAAGGCGCCGCTCGTAGTCGGCCTCCTTCGCCTCCACCGGGAACTCCCCGGCGTTGTCATGGTAGAGGGCGCCAAAGGCCTCGCATACGCGGTCCCGGGCGTCGGTGTCTTCCACCGGCAGGAAGAGCCTCCGCGACACGATCTCAAAGCCCTCGTCCTTGGTCACGGGCTTCCAGATGCTCTCCATGCGCCCAAAGGTGTGCTCGATGGCCTCGAGGGCCAGCTGGCCGGCCTCGCCGCCGATCTCGCGCTCGGACTCCGGGATGGAGGCCACCACGAGGGAGGAACGGCTGGCACGGGCCGCCTCGGTGAGCTCCTGCACGAAGGTGATGAAGTTGTCGAAGGACCCCGCCTTGAGGCCGTCCACGCCGTAGAGCTTCTTGGCATAGGCCACGAGCTCGTCGAGGAGCACGAGGCAGGAGCCGCAGTCGTCCATCACCTGGCGGAGCGCCTCGCTGCCCGGCGAGACGTGCTTCTTGTCGGCCTCCCTCACCAGGTTGTAGAGCTCGGGCTTTCCCGCGGATGAGGCCAGCTGGCAGACGATCTCGCCCCAGAGGGTGTTGACCGTGACGCCGGGCATGGTCTGCGGGCGGGAGGATTTGGCCGGGTTCAGTGCCGTGCCCACCACGCAGGCCACATGGACCTTGGGCACGCGGAAGACCCCTGCCGCCTCAAAGACCGACTCGAGCTGCTCCCTGGTGCGCGGGGTGTCCCCGAGCACCGTGCCGCTCTTCATGAGGTGGTAGAGGGCCAGCATGGAGTGGGTCTTGCCGCCGCCGAAGGCGGTCTTGAGCTGAATCACGGGCTCGCCGCTGCCGCCGGCCACCCGGGAGAGGGCCTGGGAGAGCAGCCCCTGCATGCCGGCGGTCACGTAGGTGCGGCCGAAGAACTCCACGGGGTCCTGGTACTCGCTCTGGGCCGTACCGGCCGCCACCTGGGCGAGGTCCGCGGCAAACTCCGCCTTGCGGTAGACGCCGCGGGTGACGTCGGCCTGGGGGCTCACCACGTCGCGCCACGAGGGAAGGGCCTCCGCCGGGAGGGTCTCGGCCAAGGCCCGCTGCTTCTTGGTGAGATGAACGTCCGCCGCCTCGACCGACCGGGCGGCCACGGACCCGTCCTCGGAGCCGTAGCGAACCACCCGCATGAGCTTGCGGATCTTCTCGGCCTCCTCGCGGTCGTCGAAGGACTCCAGCAGCAGGGCCATGGTCTCGAGGCCGCGGGCGGCCTGGTCGTTCGTCATGTCCTGGCGGCCGCGGTGCGTCACGGCGTTACGCAGCTCGATGAGCTCATTCACCCACGTACGCGCACTTTTGACCAGCTGGGCCTTGAAGGCCTCCCTCCAGTTGACGTCGATGAGCCTCAGGGAGGCGGTGACGTCCAGAGAGTTCACGAGGTCCATGAACGTGCCCTCCCGCGGCAGGTTCATGCGCTGGTTCTCAAAGAGCCGGTCGTACACGCCGGTGCGCCACCAGTCCGAGACGCCGTAGACGTCCTTGAGGCGGATGCACACGTAGTCGGCCAGGGGGTCGAGCAGGAGGTCGAAGCCCTTGTTGAGATAGTCATGGTTGCTCATGGAATCCGGCATGACGTCCTCCTTAGAAACCCAGGGTTGTCTGGTCGGTCTTCTCGTCGTAGCGACGGCGGGCCTCGGCCTGCCCCGCGATCTGGGGCCAGGCGGTGACGAGGTTGTTGTAGAGCAGGGCCTCCGACGCCCAGCCCTTGCGGTCCGCCAGGTTGTACAGGCGGTAGGCCAGGGCGCGGGCGTCCTCGGCCTCGACGGGCGTGCGCTGGGCAGCCAGCGCCGAGCACCCCTCGATGCCGCCCTGCTCGAGGTCGCGCACCAGGGCCTGGCAGAGGAGCCAGTCGTTGGAGAGGTCGACGCCCCGCTCGGGCAGCTCGCTGCGCCCCAGGAGGCGCACCTTGCCCCGGGCCGCCTCCACCATATGGGCGTCCACGAGCTTTTGGAGCTCCACGTTCTTGGCCCGGGCCAGCACGTCCACCTCTCCGTAGGGGGCCGCGTCAAAACCATGGGAGCCATAGAGCTCCACGCAGAAGCGCGACGGGGTATCCGTGGCGTCGCCGGCGTCGTTGAGCACGGCGTCGAGCTCCTGGTTGATGAGGGCCAGAGCCGAGCGCACACCCATCTTGGAGCCGTCGCTCTCGAGCACGGCGCCGGCGGCGGAGAAGACCGCCATGCCGGGGCCGATGGCGCACTGGGCCATGTCCACGGGGGCGAGGTTGGAGGCCTGGAGGTCGCGCACGGCCGGGGCCAGGTTGGCCCGGAGCCTGCGCACGAAGTCGCGCCGGGAGAGGGGCGCGGCGTTCTCGGGGCGCTTGCGGCATACGAGGACGATGGAGGATGCGAGGGCGTTGGTGCCGTTAGAGATGGTTCGGCCCGGTTTTTCCGATCGCATGGGCCATGTTCCCGTAATGGCAAAACCCGCCTCGATAATGGCCGAGAGCATCGTCTCCCAACCGGTAGAAGCAGTGGTGTCCTTGGCATCGCCAACCTGCGAGTCGCTTTGCTTAAAGGCGTAATAGATGGTCACCGGCACATCATCGCGGGCGTAATCGCGAATACGCCGGCACACATCAAGCATGCCGCTTTCAAAAAACTCTTTAGCGGCCTGCGCCGAACCATCATGACGGTAGGGCGTGGCGATGAGCTCCTCCGCCTTGGGAACAAGCATGGTGGAAAAGAGCTTGGGATACGTAGATTTGAGGCTCTGGCGCAGCCACACGTAGAAATAGTCAGACAAATCCGCATAGCCGATGTTGTCATAGTAGGGTGGATCGGTTGAGACCATAATGTTTCGATATGACCCATCACTGCACGCATCACCTTGCTGCGCGTGTCCTTCTATATCCCCCACTGCTAGTCCAGAAAATGACTTAATCATTCTCGAAAATAGGTTTTCGAAACTACCAGAAGAAGAGCAGAAAGGGTTGCTCTCAGCATAATCCCAGGTCATTGGAATGGCCTGCCTAGAAAAGGTGCTTCTTAACTGAGTATTCGGGGAATTCCAGCCGCATATCGAAGAACCGTGGTTGGCCATCTGATCGACCACAAAGGCCAAGTACACCCCCACCGCCTCGCCGTAGGCGGTGGCGCCGGTGCCGCCGTCGGCGAGGCCCACGCCGTCGTCTGCCATGCCGGATGCCGCGGCGTCCAGGCGGGCTTGTTCCTGGGCATCCTTGACCAAGCCGCTGAAGGTGGTGAGGGCCGTCAGCTGGCGCGGGGTAAAAAGGTCCTGCCATTTCAGCATGCCATAAGTCTGCACCCTGAAACCCAGGGCATGTTCTGGAAGCATACTCTCTGGTGCATCTTTGGGCACTGGCAGGTCTGCCGCTTTAGCCTGAACCGTGCTTGGAGCTACGTAGGCGCGACCATGTTCACCCTCAGCCACAACGGCCATGAGGGACGAGCCCATATGCCCTTCCTGAGCCTCTTGTCTGATGTAGTCGAACTTGATCGGCTCCCCACAGTGGACGCACACGGCGCCCTTGCGGTCCACCATCCCCTTCTCGGTGGCCTTCCCAGGCTTCACCACAAAGTCCAGCTCGCCCTCCTCGTTGTAGAAGGGCTCGGCGTGCCACTCCTTCCCTTTCTTCTTGGAAAGGTCCCAGCTGCGCACCAGCGGCGTGGTGTGGCGGCACGCCGGGTTGGGGCACGTGACGGTGCGGGCCCACAGCCATGCGATCACCGTGGCCATGCCACCGCCCTGCTCTGCAGGGAGCTCCACCTTGGGGTACAGGTGGCCTATCTTTTCCCACGCGCGCTCGCGCATCCACTGGCCGTAGTAGTCCACATCGGCGGCAAGACCGGTGTGGCCCTCCCAGACATCCACCATACGGTCCTTGCGGTCCCGCGGGTTCATGGCAGGCAACCCCTCAAAGCGCGGGGGAATCTCTATCTGGGCCTTGTTGATGGTGACGGCCACGGGGTTGAGGTCCTGGGCATAGGCCTTGAGGCCAAGGCGCTGGGCCTCAAGGGGGATGGCGCCGCCGCCGGCAAAGGGGTCGAGCAGGGCCGGCACGTCGTCCCCCATGGAGCGCCGTATCTCGGCCTTGGCGTCCTCGAGGGTCTTGGGGTCGTTGGAGTTCTCCCACACCACCAGGCGTCTGAGGATGTCAAAGAGACGCTCGCGCTCGGCGTCCTGGGCCTCGGCGGTGGGAAACTCCTCCGGGTGAGACGACGGGTCGTCCACCAGGGAGGACCAGATCACGGCCCTGGCGCAGGCCAAGGGTCGCCGGGCCCACCACAGGTGCAGCGTGGAGGGGTGGCCGTGGCGGATGGACTTCTCGCGGGCCGTCGCCGCGTTGATCTCGTCCAGGGGCAGGGCCACCTCGATGAGCTTCTTCTTGGGCGTGGACTCAGCCATAAAGGTCCTCCTCATGGAGGACCACCGTTC
This genomic window contains:
- a CDS encoding ATP-binding protein; this translates as MPSNDRAASGFLVPQGYRPRLVEARLDTLLESFGCVEVTGPKWCGKTWTALTRSRSASRLDAPGERAAAQTDPRLALLGERPHLVDEWQEVPQVWDAARRAVDDEAGERGLFMLTGSCGLSPQQRGLISHSGAGRIARLAMRPMTLVETGDSTGQVSLARLLGGEGLDPCRSDTSVEDVARWCCRGGWPSNLGLSEDVALETAPQYLRAVLDERVFSEGRSVEQAESLLRALSLNVSQAATVNTLVKDSGLGSDGLARTTVEHYVSLFKRLYLLDDVAGWEPPLRAKTRVRVKPKRYFTDPSLPAALLGATPSTLLRDMQTLGLLFENLVARDLLVFLSTYRGLGNRLSYYRDEKGLEVDFIVESAGAWGAIEVKLSDLKADDGARNLLRLRKKVLANGAARNLEPAFMAVVVGRGSVAYRRDDGVYVIPVATLGA
- a CDS encoding DUF499 domain-containing protein, producing the protein MPDSMSNHDYLNKGFDLLLDPLADYVCIRLKDVYGVSDWWRTGVYDRLFENQRMNLPREGTFMDLVNSLDVTASLRLIDVNWREAFKAQLVKSARTWVNELIELRNAVTHRGRQDMTNDQAARGLETMALLLESFDDREEAEKIRKLMRVVRYGSEDGSVAARSVEAADVHLTKKQRALAETLPAEALPSWRDVVSPQADVTRGVYRKAEFAADLAQVAAGTAQSEYQDPVEFFGRTYVTAGMQGLLSQALSRVAGGSGEPVIQLKTAFGGGKTHSMLALYHLMKSGTVLGDTPRTREQLESVFEAAGVFRVPKVHVACVVGTALNPAKSSRPQTMPGVTVNTLWGEIVCQLASSAGKPELYNLVREADKKHVSPGSEALRQVMDDCGSCLVLLDELVAYAKKLYGVDGLKAGSFDNFITFVQELTEAARASRSSLVVASIPESEREIGGEAGQLALEAIEHTFGRMESIWKPVTKDEGFEIVSRRLFLPVEDTDARDRVCEAFGALYHDNAGEFPVEAKEADYERRLAACYPVHPEVYDRLYEDWTTLPGFQRTRGVLRFMASVIYQLWLVGDRSPMILPGSLPLYDAVTRDEITRYLPDSWNAVVDAEVDGEGSEPLLLDQREARYGQFQAGRRVARTVFLGSAPDVAAQNVRGLDRKQILLGCIQPGDNVPVFVDALVRLKGSSQYLYEDTQGVRYWFDTRPSLLKTVADRMGQVGDPEADDALRAQMQRQMKGVDPLGCVQVWPLRSADVPDEEQVRLVVLGVDHGVGATGFDGDAASCARDYLYNRGEAPRTNRNMLVFCACESRRRSDLRERAKRLIAWRGIEADSELLNLDRSQQREVAEGIKGSQADLQSAIREAWCHLLVPSSTVEGGGSDLEFDDVRINAVDGVVPGCLARLRSDESLVERWAPMLLSMELGRLLWDGRDEVGVSELWNMFCRYTYLPRLADRDVLLRCIEEGCAADSFWGVASGVEDGEYVNLTLGERRSVYTTDVLVRPDVASRVIAEREAEKVDDGPGDMPVEPGTVGPHGGEGGDAPSQGDGPTETLLSGFYLDMELDPVNGVMELDTVLAEIVDPLRLADGTRVRLHLSLSAENGAGFDGDTQRTVRENCNTLGYSGQFEE
- a CDS encoding DUF1156 domain-containing protein, producing the protein MAESTPKKKLIEVALPLDEINAATAREKSIRHGHPSTLHLWWARRPLACARAVIWSSLVDDPSSHPEEFPTAEAQDAERERLFDILRRLVVWENSNDPKTLEDAKAEIRRSMGDDVPALLDPFAGGGAIPLEAQRLGLKAYAQDLNPVAVTINKAQIEIPPRFEGLPAMNPRDRKDRMVDVWEGHTGLAADVDYYGQWMRERAWEKIGHLYPKVELPAEQGGGMATVIAWLWARTVTCPNPACRHTTPLVRSWDLSKKKGKEWHAEPFYNEEGELDFVVKPGKATEKGMVDRKGAVCVHCGEPIKFDYIRQEAQEGHMGSSLMAVVAEGEHGRAYVAPSTVQAKAADLPVPKDAPESMLPEHALGFRVQTYGMLKWQDLFTPRQLTALTTFSGLVKDAQEQARLDAAASGMADDGVGLADGGTGATAYGEAVGVYLAFVVDQMANHGSSICGWNSPNTQLRSTFSRQAIPMTWDYAESNPFCSSSGSFENLFSRMIKSFSGLAVGDIEGHAQQGDACSDGSYRNIMVSTDPPYYDNIGYADLSDYFYVWLRQSLKSTYPKLFSTMLVPKAEELIATPYRHDGSAQAAKEFFESGMLDVCRRIRDYARDDVPVTIYYAFKQSDSQVGDAKDTTASTGWETMLSAIIEAGFAITGTWPMRSEKPGRTISNGTNALASSIVLVCRKRPENAAPLSRRDFVRRLRANLAPAVRDLQASNLAPVDMAQCAIGPGMAVFSAAGAVLESDGSKMGVRSALALINQELDAVLNDAGDATDTPSRFCVELYGSHGFDAAPYGEVDVLARAKNVELQKLVDAHMVEAARGKVRLLGRSELPERGVDLSNDWLLCQALVRDLEQGGIEGCSALAAQRTPVEAEDARALAYRLYNLADRKGWASEALLYNNLVTAWPQIAGQAEARRRYDEKTDQTTLGF